Proteins found in one Geomonas subterranea genomic segment:
- a CDS encoding HIT family protein, translating to MSSEANCPFCRLDPVEAMLENELAFAFPDGFPVTLGHTLVVPKRHVASFFEVSPEERAAIFDLVGRVRQLLLEKHAPDAFNIGINDGVAAGQTVPHLHIHLIPRYAGDTDDPRGGVRWIMPVKAPYWKRDER from the coding sequence ATGAGTAGCGAAGCCAATTGTCCATTCTGCCGGCTCGATCCCGTCGAGGCGATGCTGGAAAACGAGCTTGCCTTCGCCTTCCCGGACGGATTTCCCGTGACCCTCGGGCACACCCTCGTGGTTCCCAAGCGGCACGTCGCTTCCTTCTTCGAGGTCAGCCCCGAGGAGCGGGCGGCGATCTTTGACCTAGTGGGAAGGGTTCGGCAGTTGCTCCTGGAAAAGCACGCACCCGACGCCTTCAACATCGGTATCAACGACGGCGTGGCTGCGGGGCAGACCGTCCCGCACCTGCACATCCACCTGATTCCCCGCTACGCGGGCGACACCGATGACCCCCGTGGCGGGGTACGCTGGATCATGCCCGTCAAGGCTCCCTACTGGAAAAGGGACGAGCGCTAG
- a CDS encoding DUF6982 domain-containing protein, which yields MIAKIVVRYADGKVVKGTTGDLAANKMLFHLTEAETGKQYEVSVDSLKAIFFVKSFQGDPQYQERLDVERVGLGKKIKVSFKDGETLVGYTQGFSPARATFIVFPCDPDSNNEKVFVVTAAAAKVEFI from the coding sequence GTGATAGCTAAGATCGTGGTTCGTTATGCAGACGGCAAGGTTGTCAAGGGCACCACCGGGGACCTCGCCGCCAACAAGATGCTCTTTCACCTCACAGAGGCGGAAACGGGGAAACAGTACGAGGTGAGCGTCGATTCGTTGAAGGCTATCTTCTTCGTCAAGAGCTTCCAGGGGGATCCGCAGTACCAGGAGCGGCTGGACGTGGAGAGGGTGGGGCTGGGAAAGAAGATCAAGGTCTCCTTCAAGGACGGCGAGACCCTGGTCGGTTACACCCAGGGCTTTTCACCCGCCCGTGCCACCTTCATCGTTTTCCCCTGCGACCCCGACAGCAACAACGAGAAGGTTTTCGTGGTGACCGCCGCGGCGGCGAAGGTGGAATTCATATAG
- a CDS encoding HPP family protein encodes MKRRLSVLMRRNVAIRKRLARVHRRCRAPMRGTRPPMKLQYAAWSFLSAIAGLLAITEVTTLLGHPLLIGSLGASAVLLFGATESPLAQPRNLVGGHLLSAMVAVVVVALFGSTPLSMAFAVATSIFLMNVTHTTHPPGGATALIGVQGAAGPAFVLLPVLTGTLILLTVACFTNNVVYHRSYPRQWL; translated from the coding sequence TTGAAACGACGCCTTTCCGTGCTCATGCGGAGAAATGTCGCCATCCGCAAGAGGCTGGCCCGGGTGCACCGCAGATGCCGGGCTCCCATGCGCGGCACGCGACCCCCGATGAAACTGCAGTACGCGGCCTGGAGCTTTCTAAGCGCCATTGCCGGTCTCCTTGCCATCACCGAGGTGACCACCCTGCTCGGCCACCCCCTGCTGATTGGCTCCCTCGGTGCCTCCGCCGTACTCCTGTTCGGGGCCACGGAATCCCCACTGGCGCAGCCGCGCAACCTGGTCGGCGGCCATCTCCTCTCGGCCATGGTGGCGGTGGTCGTGGTGGCGCTGTTCGGCTCGACGCCGCTTTCCATGGCGTTTGCCGTTGCGACCTCCATATTCCTCATGAATGTGACGCACACGACGCATCCCCCCGGCGGCGCGACCGCCCTCATCGGCGTGCAGGGGGCGGCGGGCCCCGCCTTCGTGCTGCTGCCGGTTCTGACCGGAACGCTCATCCTGCTCACGGTCGCTTGCTTCACCAACAACGTCGTTTATCACCGCTCCTATCCTCGCCAATGGCTGTGA
- a CDS encoding ammonia-forming cytochrome c nitrite reductase subunit c552 codes for MKMLRGCVAMAVAGLALVGSGCSPKKIELSEVRPAIPDGTVDPAEWGKLYPKQYQLWKQTSEPTPAGKSRYKKGWDVGEENPDKIDEYPFLALLYNGWAFGTEYKEPRGHFYMVQDQLEVDPGRYKAGGSCLTCKTPYASTLQKQLGKDYFAKPYQEIRGKIPKGDQTLGVACIDCHDNRDMSLKISRGFTLGKGLEKLGVDQSKLTRQDLRTLACAQCHVTYSIPKDADMKSTDVFFPWDGSTWGGITVENIIKKLRSNKPSGEWTQSVTGFKLAFIRHPEFEFFSNNSVHWQAGVTCADCHMPAAEVGGQKVSDHRIMSPLKNDLKACKQCHDESPEQMREKVYAIQDRVMSQFIRSGYATATDAKLFEMAHKARAFGKQLDQGLYAQAKDHYEEAFYRVVFIGAENSIGFHNPGEAQRVLTDALSHAAAAERLLRELLAKAGVDVPAKVDLELPKYLNNRGVKKLMFKPEQEIKDPFAGK; via the coding sequence ATGAAGATGCTGCGAGGATGTGTCGCCATGGCGGTGGCGGGGTTGGCGCTGGTGGGTTCCGGATGTTCCCCGAAGAAGATCGAGCTGAGCGAGGTGCGCCCGGCCATTCCGGACGGTACCGTGGATCCGGCCGAGTGGGGCAAGCTCTACCCCAAGCAGTACCAGCTCTGGAAGCAGACCTCCGAGCCGACGCCCGCCGGAAAGAGCAGGTACAAGAAAGGGTGGGACGTCGGTGAGGAAAACCCGGACAAGATCGACGAGTACCCCTTCCTCGCGCTCCTCTACAACGGCTGGGCCTTCGGGACCGAGTACAAGGAGCCGCGCGGCCACTTCTACATGGTGCAGGACCAGCTCGAGGTCGATCCCGGTCGCTACAAGGCCGGCGGTTCCTGCCTCACCTGCAAGACCCCGTACGCTTCCACACTGCAAAAGCAGCTCGGCAAGGATTACTTCGCCAAGCCCTACCAGGAAATCCGCGGCAAGATCCCCAAGGGGGACCAGACCCTCGGGGTCGCCTGCATCGACTGTCACGACAACCGCGACATGTCTCTTAAGATCTCGCGCGGCTTCACCCTGGGCAAGGGGCTGGAGAAACTCGGTGTTGATCAGTCCAAGCTGACCCGGCAGGATCTGAGGACCCTCGCCTGCGCCCAGTGCCACGTCACCTACAGCATCCCCAAGGATGCCGACATGAAGTCCACCGACGTCTTCTTCCCCTGGGACGGCAGCACGTGGGGCGGCATCACCGTCGAGAACATCATCAAGAAGCTTCGCAGCAACAAGCCGAGCGGTGAGTGGACCCAGAGCGTCACCGGCTTCAAGCTCGCCTTCATCCGTCACCCCGAGTTCGAGTTCTTCTCCAACAACAGCGTGCACTGGCAGGCCGGGGTCACCTGCGCCGATTGCCACATGCCGGCCGCCGAGGTTGGGGGGCAGAAGGTTTCGGACCACCGCATCATGAGCCCGCTCAAGAACGACCTGAAGGCGTGCAAGCAGTGCCACGACGAGTCCCCCGAGCAGATGCGCGAAAAGGTCTATGCCATCCAGGACCGCGTCATGTCGCAGTTCATCCGCTCCGGTTACGCCACCGCGACCGATGCAAAGCTCTTCGAGATGGCCCACAAGGCACGTGCGTTCGGGAAACAGCTCGACCAGGGGCTCTACGCCCAGGCGAAGGACCACTACGAGGAGGCCTTCTATCGCGTGGTCTTCATCGGGGCCGAGAACTCCATCGGCTTCCACAATCCGGGTGAAGCGCAGCGGGTCCTGACCGATGCCCTGTCCCATGCGGCGGCGGCGGAGCGGCTGTTGCGCGAGTTGCTGGCGAAGGCCGGGGTGGACGTCCCCGCGAAGGTCGACCTGGAGCTACCCAAGTACCTGAACAACCGCGGCGTGAAGAAACTGATGTTCAAGCCCGAACAGGAGATAAAGGACCCGTTCGCGGGTAAATAA